From Lonchura striata isolate bLonStr1 chromosome 3, bLonStr1.mat, whole genome shotgun sequence, one genomic window encodes:
- the LOC110481224 gene encoding interleukin-17F-like translates to MAFTSSAGFRSLFLVLVLALTVRSSPHRKAGASARLKEGCLNQKDPKFPTTVNVEIQISNSDHAFGMVHDVRNRSLAPWDYRLDEDPNRFPRVIADARCRLSGCVSPQGQEDHGLNSVPIQQEILVLRRERRGCVPSYRLEKRIITVGCTCVTPVIQHQS, encoded by the exons ATGGCTTTCACGAGCTCTGCTGGG TTCAGATCTCTGTTTTTGGTGCTGGTTTTAGCCCTCACTGTGAGGAGCTCACCCCACAGAAAGGCTGGTGCCTCTGCAAGGCTGAAAGAAGGTTGCCTGAACCAAAaggatcccaaattccccacaACAGTGAACGTTGAGATTCAGATCAGCAACTCAGATCATGCCTTTGGGATGGTCCATGATGTCAGGAACCGGTCTCTCGCTCCCTGGGATTACAG GCTGGACGAGGATCCCAACCGCTTCCCACGGGTGATTGCCGACGCCCGGTGCCGCCTGTCGGGCTGTGTGAGCCCCCAGGGGCAGGAGGACCACGGCCTCAACTCGGTGCCCATCCAGCAGGAGATCCTGGTGctgcggcgggagcggcgcggctGCGTCCCCTCCTACCGCCTGGAGAAGAGGATCATCACCGTGGGCTGCACCTGCGTCACCCCCGTCATCCAGCACCAGTCCTAG
- the MCM3 gene encoding DNA replication licensing factor MCM3 translates to MAAPAGGLEDAELREAQRDYLDFLDDEEDQGIYQSKVRDMISDNQYRLIVNINDLRRKNEKRASRLLSNAFEELIAFQRALKDFVASVDATYAKQYEDFYIGLEGSFGSKHVSPRTLTACFLSCIVCVEGIVTKCSLVRPKVVRSVHYCPATKKTIERRYADMTSLDAFPSSSIYPTKDEENNPLETEFGLSVYKDHQTITIQEMPEKAPAGQLPRSVDVVLDDDLVDRVKPGDRIQVVGTYRCLPGKKGGYTSGTFRTILIACHVKQMSKDLRPLYSASDVAKIKRFSKSRSKDIFDQLARSLAPSIHGHEYIKKAILCMLLGGVEKILENGSRIRGDINILLIGDPSVAKSQLLRYVLSTAPRAIPTTGRGSSGVGLTAAVTTDQETGERRLEAGAMVLADRGVVCIDEFDKMSDIDRTAIHEVMEQGRVTIAKAGIQARLNSRCSVLAAANPVYGRYDQYKTPMENIGLQDSLLSRFDLLFIVLDQMDPEQDKEISDHVLRMHRYRNPNEQDGDAMPLGSAVEMLATDDPDFMQEEEQELQVYEKHDDLLHGPNRRKEKVVSMEFMRKYIHVAKMIKPVLTEEAASYIAEEYSRLRSQSQMNSDVARTSPITARTLETLIRLSTAHAKARMSKTVDMQDAEAALELVQFAYFKKVLEKEKKRRKPAEDDSETEEDQELQDKEERTTRRRKKARKEGEEGSYDPYDFSDAEEEMPQVQAHPPKTPESSGAGEGKKVELAEPRLKAFKAALLEVFKASHAQSVGLKNVMESINRDNPEPFSSAEVKVALAHMQDDNQIMVSDDIIFLI, encoded by the exons ATGGCGGCGCCGGCGGGCGGGCTGGAGGATGCGGAGCTGCGGGAGGCGCAGCGCGATTACCTCGATTTCCTGGACGATGAG GAAGACCAAGGGATTTACCAGAGCAAGGTCCGGGACATGATCAGTGACAACCAGTATCGGCTCATCGTCAACATCAACGACCTGCGGCGCAAGAACGAGAAGAGAGCCAGCAG gctcctGAGCAATGCCTTCGAGGAGCTGATCGCCTTCCAGCGTGCCCTGAAGGATTTTGTCGCCTCTGTCGATGCCACCTATGCCAAGCAGTACGAGGACTTCTACATCGGGCTGGAGGGCAGCTTTGGCTCCAAGCACGTGTCCCCACGGACACTGACAGCCTGCTTCCTCAGCTGCATCGTCTGCGTGGAGGGCATCGTGACAAAGT GCTCTCTGGTGCGTCCGAAAGTTGTCCGCAGTGTCCATTATTGCCCAGCTACCAAGAAAACAATTGAGCGCCGATACGCAGACATGACCTCCCTGGATGCTTTCCCATCCAGCTCCATCTACCCTACAAAG GATGAAGAGAACAACCCACTGGAGACAGAGTTTGGCCTCTCGGTCTACAAGGACCACCAGACCATCACCATCCAGGAGATGCCTGAGAAGGCCCCGGCGGGGCAGCTGCCACGCTCGGTGGATGTGGTTCTGGACGATGACCTGGTGGACAGGGTGAAGCCTGGGGACCGCATCCAGGTGGTGGGGACATACCGCTGCCTGCCAGGGAAGAAAGGGGGCTACACTTCAGGCACTTTCAG GACCATCCTCATTGCCTGCCATGTGAAGCAGATGAGCAAAGACCTCAGGCCTCTTTACTCTGCTTCAGACGTGGCCAAGATCAAGAGATTCAGCAAGAGCCGCTCCAAG GATATCTTTGACCAGCTGGCCAGATCCCTGGCTCCCAGCATCCATGGGCACGAGTACATCAAGAAGGCCATCCTCTGCATGCTGCTGGGAGGGGTGGAGAAGATCCTGGAGAACGGGAGCCGCATCCGAGGAGACATCAACATCTTGCTGATAg GAGACCCTTCTGTGGCCAAATCCCAGCTGCTGAGGTatgtgctgagcacagcaccCCGGGCCATCCCCACCACTGGCAGGGGCTCCTCCGGCGTTGGCCTCACTGCTGCCGTCACCACGGACCAGGAGACAG gggaGCGACGCCTGGAAGCAGGAGCCATGGTGTTGGCCGACCGGGGCGTGGTGTGCATCGACGAGTTTGACAAGATGTCCGACATCGACCGCACGGCCATCCACGAGGTGATGGAGCAGGGACGGGTCACCATCGCCAAGGCTGGCATCCAGGCCCGCCTCAACTCCCGCTGCAGCGTCCTGGCCGCCGCCAACCCCGTCTACGGCCGG TATGACCAGTACAAGACGCCCATGGAGAACATCGGCCTGCAGGACTCCCTTCTCTCCCGTTTTGACCTGCTCTTCATCGTGCTGGACCAGATGGACCCCGAGCAGGACAAGGAGATCTCGGACCACGTCCTGCGGATGCACCGCTACCGCAACCCCAACGAGCAGGATGGGGATG CCATGCCTCTGGGCAGTGCTGTGGAGATGCTGGCTACGGATGACCCTGACTtcatgcaggaggaggagcaggagctgcaggtctATGAGAAACACGATGACCTCCTGCACGGGCCCAACCGCCGCAA GGAGAAGGTTGTCAGCATGGAGTTCATGAGGAAGTACATCCACGTGGCAAAGATGATCAAGCCCGTGCTGACTGAGGAGGCGGCGAGCTACATCGCCGAGGAGTATTCCCGCCTGCGCAGCCAGAGCCAGATGAACTCGGACGTGGCAAGG ACCTCCCCCATCACTGCCCGGACCCTGGAGACCCTGATCCGCCTCTCCACAGCCCACGCCAAGGCCAGGATGAGCAAGACTGTGGATATGCAGGATGCTgaggcagctctggagctggtGCAGTTCGCCTACTTCAAAAAG gtgctggagaaggagaaaaagcgCAGGAAGCCGGCGGAGGATGACTCTGAGACTGAGGAAGATCAGGAGttgcaggacaaggaggagcgCACAACACGGAG AAGGAAGAAGGCGCGCAAAGAAGGTGAGGAGGGCTCCTATGACCCCTACGACTTCAGTGACGCTGAGGAGGAGATGCCACAGG TTCAGGCACACCCTCCGAAAACGCCCGAATCCTCAGGAGCTGGTGAAGGGAAGAAGGTGGAGTTGGCTGAGCCAAG GTTGAAAGCGTTCAAGGCTGCTctcctggaggtgttcaaagCCTCCCATGCCCAGTCTGTGGGCCTGAAGAACGTGATGGAATCCATCAACCGCGACAATCCCGAGCCCTTCTCGTCGGCCGAGGTGAAGGTGGCCCTGGCTCACATGCAGGATGACAACCAGATCATGGTGTCTGATGACATTATCTTCCTAATCTGA